One window from the genome of Pelodictyon luteolum DSM 273 encodes:
- a CDS encoding polyribonucleotide nucleotidyltransferase — protein MIITKEINLGQGKTISIETGRMAKQADGATVVRMGDTMVIATVVSSRKTPSVNQDFFPLQVEYREKYYAAGKFPGGFFKREARPSEKEILSARLIDRALRPLFPTGYYHETQVIINVISSDQQNDADVLGGLAASAAIMVSDIPFENAMSEVRVGRVNGLFIINPTIDELEGSDIDISIGGTADTICMLEGEMKEISEAEMLDAIKFGHEAIKKLCQLQNELAGEVAKAKRPFTPLQVPAELSEYVKNACESSLKELAYKPLAKEVRADETKAIYSETVKKAIEHFSAAFGPEALAADPSKALCLNEHIIEEEIHSFEKNVMRRMILDDGKRLDGRNLEQVRPITIELGVIPRAHGSALFTRGETQALVAVTLGTKKDAQSVDTLTNSADKRFMLHYNFPPFSVGEVGRLGSTGRREIGHGNLAERSIKMVAPGEQEFPYTVRIVSEILESNGSSSMASVCGGTLALMDGGVPLKKPVSGIAMGLIKDGEEYAVLSDILGNEDHLGDMDFKVAGTRDGITACQMDIKIDGLDYHILENALAQARRGRFHILDKMEEAIPASREELAQYAPRLTAIQVPVESIGLIIGKGGETIRSITEETGAEINIEDDGTVTIACSSNEGTKAAVEIIKALIAKPEVGTIYVGKVRDVRDELGAFVEFIPKTDGLVHISEISRERVTKVSDHLKVGDRIKVKLVDIRKDPRTGKTRFALSMKAVDEEPVNGTEAGAAPENN, from the coding sequence ATGATTATCACGAAAGAAATCAATCTCGGACAGGGCAAAACGATCTCGATCGAAACCGGCAGGATGGCCAAACAGGCCGACGGTGCCACCGTGGTCCGCATGGGCGACACCATGGTCATCGCCACCGTCGTATCCAGCCGCAAAACACCTTCTGTCAATCAGGACTTCTTTCCGCTCCAGGTTGAATACCGCGAGAAATACTATGCCGCAGGCAAGTTCCCCGGCGGATTCTTCAAGCGTGAAGCCCGTCCCTCGGAAAAAGAGATCCTTTCGGCACGCCTTATCGACCGCGCACTCCGCCCGCTCTTCCCGACCGGCTACTACCACGAGACCCAGGTCATCATCAACGTCATCTCCAGCGACCAGCAGAACGATGCCGACGTGCTCGGCGGACTGGCCGCATCGGCAGCCATCATGGTCTCCGACATCCCCTTCGAAAACGCCATGTCAGAGGTCCGCGTCGGCAGGGTGAACGGCCTGTTCATCATCAACCCGACCATCGACGAGCTTGAGGGCAGCGATATCGACATCAGCATCGGCGGCACCGCCGACACCATCTGCATGCTCGAGGGCGAGATGAAGGAGATTTCCGAAGCCGAGATGCTCGACGCCATCAAATTCGGCCATGAAGCCATCAAGAAGCTCTGCCAGCTCCAGAATGAACTCGCAGGTGAGGTAGCCAAAGCCAAACGCCCCTTCACCCCGCTCCAGGTTCCTGCAGAACTCTCGGAGTATGTGAAGAACGCCTGCGAAAGCAGCCTGAAAGAGCTGGCCTACAAGCCGCTTGCAAAGGAAGTGCGCGCAGATGAGACGAAGGCGATCTACAGCGAGACCGTCAAAAAGGCCATCGAGCATTTCAGTGCCGCCTTCGGTCCTGAAGCACTCGCTGCCGACCCGTCCAAAGCGCTCTGCCTGAACGAGCACATCATTGAAGAAGAGATCCACTCCTTTGAAAAGAACGTCATGCGCCGCATGATCCTCGACGACGGCAAACGACTTGACGGCAGGAACCTTGAGCAGGTCCGGCCCATCACGATTGAACTCGGCGTCATCCCGAGAGCCCACGGCTCCGCTCTTTTCACCAGAGGCGAAACCCAGGCGCTTGTCGCCGTCACCCTCGGAACCAAGAAAGACGCGCAGTCTGTCGACACCCTCACCAACAGCGCCGACAAGCGCTTCATGCTCCACTACAACTTCCCGCCTTTCTCAGTCGGTGAAGTCGGCAGACTCGGTTCCACCGGACGCCGCGAAATCGGACACGGCAACCTTGCCGAGCGCTCCATCAAGATGGTCGCCCCCGGCGAGCAGGAGTTCCCATACACTGTCCGCATCGTCTCCGAAATCCTTGAGTCGAATGGTTCATCCAGCATGGCTTCGGTCTGCGGCGGCACCCTCGCACTGATGGACGGTGGCGTTCCGCTGAAGAAGCCGGTCTCCGGCATCGCAATGGGCCTCATCAAAGACGGCGAAGAGTACGCAGTCCTCTCCGACATCCTCGGCAACGAGGACCATCTCGGCGACATGGACTTCAAGGTAGCCGGCACCCGGGACGGCATCACCGCATGCCAGATGGACATCAAGATCGACGGACTCGACTACCACATCCTCGAGAACGCGCTGGCACAGGCCCGTCGCGGCCGCTTCCACATCCTTGACAAGATGGAGGAAGCCATTCCTGCATCGCGTGAGGAACTGGCCCAGTACGCTCCCCGACTCACCGCCATCCAGGTTCCTGTTGAGTCCATCGGGCTCATCATCGGCAAGGGCGGCGAAACCATACGCAGCATCACCGAAGAGACCGGTGCGGAGATCAACATCGAGGATGACGGCACTGTCACCATCGCATGCTCCAGCAACGAAGGCACCAAGGCTGCCGTCGAAATCATCAAGGCGCTCATCGCCAAACCTGAAGTCGGCACCATCTATGTCGGCAAGGTTCGCGACGTTCGCGACGAGCTTGGCGCATTCGTCGAGTTCATCCCGAAGACCGACGGCCTCGTCCACATCTCAGAGATCTCCAGGGAGCGGGTCACCAAAGTCAGCGACCACCTGAAGGTCGGTGACCGCATCAAGGTCAAGCTTGTCGATATCCGCAAGGATCCGAGGACCGGCAAAACCCGCTTCGCCCTCTCAATGAAGGCGGTGGATGAAGAGCCGGTCAACGGCACAGAGGCCGGCGCCGCCCCTGAAAACAACTGA
- the leuS gene encoding leucine--tRNA ligase — MKYDFSHTEKKWQAYWQEHGTFQAEEGQEKPKYYVLDMFPYPSGSGLHVGHLEGYTASDIVARYRRSRGNNVLHPMGWDAFGLPAEQYAIKTGTHPSLTTENNIRSFRETLQAMGFSYDWSREINTTDPGYFRWTQWIFLKLYEMGLAYQSEVDVNWCVELRAVLANEEVEEKIAEGLTVVRRPLRQWVLKITAYAERLLLDLDGLDWPENVKQMQRNWIGRSEGVEVDFELRCHRKMLRVYTTRPDTLFGATYLVISPEHPMAEKLATAPQLVEVKNYISKAKLKTELERTGLQKDKTGVFTGSYAINPANGEALPVWISDFVLTSYGTGAIMSVPAHDSRDWEFAKKFGLPIVEVVKSPHDVQDAVYEGKDSTAVNSSNSEISLDGLAFPEAFERMASWLELKKCGERKVNYRLRDWIFSRQRYWGEPIPVKHYEDGSLGTETDLPLRLPEVEAYQPTETGESPLANIPEWLYGTDGKGAFRRETNTMPQWAGSCWYYLRFIDPRNSEHLVDAEKEHYWMNVDLYIGGAEHAVLHLLYARFWHKVLYDLKVVSTKEPFQKLFNQGMILGEDGEKMSKSRGNVIPADHVLEKYGADAVRLYEMFLGPLEQVKPWNTNGIEGVSRFLNRVWRLVHPDTEGPAAVLDEAAMPGELLRRMHKTVKKVREDTECLKFNTAIAEMMVFVNDLHRTGNRNREAIETLVLLLAPYAPHISEELWEALGHPESIARAPFPTFDPALAANDVLTIAVQVNGKLRGTFEAAKDASKEEMLEAARAVESVRKFIEGSTVVKEIVVPGKLINFAVK, encoded by the coding sequence ATGAAGTACGATTTTTCGCATACCGAAAAGAAATGGCAGGCATACTGGCAGGAACATGGAACCTTCCAGGCTGAAGAGGGCCAGGAGAAGCCAAAATACTACGTCCTCGACATGTTCCCCTACCCCAGCGGATCGGGGCTGCACGTCGGCCACCTCGAAGGCTACACCGCCTCTGACATTGTCGCCCGCTACCGCCGCAGCCGCGGCAATAACGTCCTCCACCCTATGGGATGGGACGCCTTCGGCCTTCCGGCCGAACAGTACGCAATCAAGACCGGAACCCACCCGAGTCTGACGACAGAAAACAACATCCGGAGCTTCCGCGAAACCCTGCAGGCGATGGGGTTCTCCTACGACTGGTCAAGAGAGATCAACACCACCGACCCCGGCTACTTCCGCTGGACACAGTGGATCTTCCTGAAGCTGTATGAAATGGGGCTTGCCTATCAGTCGGAGGTTGACGTCAACTGGTGTGTCGAGCTCCGCGCCGTCCTTGCCAATGAAGAGGTGGAGGAGAAGATTGCCGAAGGGCTCACGGTCGTCCGCCGTCCGCTGCGCCAGTGGGTGCTGAAAATCACCGCCTACGCCGAGCGCCTCCTCCTGGACCTCGACGGGCTCGACTGGCCTGAAAACGTCAAGCAGATGCAGCGAAACTGGATCGGCCGCTCGGAGGGCGTCGAAGTCGACTTCGAACTCCGCTGCCACCGGAAGATGCTCCGGGTCTACACCACCCGCCCCGACACCCTGTTCGGCGCGACCTACCTCGTCATATCTCCCGAACACCCCATGGCCGAGAAGCTGGCCACAGCACCGCAGCTGGTTGAGGTAAAAAACTACATATCGAAAGCAAAGCTGAAAACCGAGCTCGAGCGGACAGGCCTGCAGAAAGATAAAACCGGGGTATTCACCGGCTCCTACGCCATCAACCCTGCAAACGGCGAAGCGCTTCCGGTATGGATTTCCGATTTCGTGCTCACCAGCTACGGCACAGGGGCAATCATGTCTGTCCCTGCGCACGACAGCCGCGACTGGGAGTTCGCAAAGAAGTTCGGGCTCCCGATCGTTGAAGTCGTCAAAAGCCCCCACGACGTTCAGGATGCGGTTTATGAGGGCAAGGACAGCACGGCTGTCAACTCCAGCAACAGCGAAATCAGCCTCGACGGGCTCGCCTTCCCTGAAGCGTTCGAGCGGATGGCCTCATGGCTTGAGTTGAAAAAGTGCGGAGAGAGGAAGGTGAACTACCGCCTCCGCGACTGGATCTTCAGCCGCCAGCGCTACTGGGGCGAACCCATTCCCGTCAAGCACTATGAAGACGGCTCGCTCGGCACCGAAACAGACCTGCCGCTCCGTCTTCCCGAAGTCGAGGCCTACCAGCCGACCGAAACCGGCGAGTCACCTCTGGCCAACATCCCCGAGTGGCTCTACGGAACAGACGGGAAGGGTGCGTTCCGCCGCGAAACCAACACGATGCCGCAATGGGCCGGCAGCTGCTGGTACTACCTCCGATTCATCGACCCCCGGAACAGCGAGCACCTCGTCGATGCTGAAAAGGAGCACTACTGGATGAATGTCGACCTCTACATCGGAGGCGCCGAACATGCCGTCCTGCACCTGCTCTATGCACGCTTCTGGCACAAGGTGCTCTATGACCTCAAGGTCGTCAGTACGAAGGAGCCGTTCCAGAAGCTGTTCAACCAGGGCATGATCCTCGGCGAAGACGGTGAGAAGATGTCGAAGTCGCGCGGCAACGTCATCCCCGCCGACCATGTCCTTGAGAAATACGGGGCCGACGCCGTCCGGCTCTATGAAATGTTCCTCGGACCGCTCGAGCAGGTCAAACCGTGGAACACCAATGGGATTGAAGGCGTCAGCCGCTTCCTCAACCGCGTCTGGCGGCTGGTCCACCCCGATACTGAAGGCCCGGCGGCCGTCCTGGACGAAGCAGCCATGCCCGGGGAGCTCCTGCGCCGCATGCATAAGACGGTCAAGAAGGTCCGGGAAGACACCGAGTGTTTGAAGTTCAACACCGCCATCGCCGAGATGATGGTCTTTGTCAATGACCTGCACCGCACCGGCAACCGCAACAGAGAGGCAATCGAAACCCTCGTGCTGCTCCTCGCCCCCTATGCACCGCACATCTCGGAAGAACTCTGGGAAGCACTTGGCCACCCCGAATCAATAGCCCGTGCGCCCTTCCCCACCTTTGACCCGGCTCTGGCAGCGAACGACGTCCTCACCATCGCCGTCCAGGTCAACGGAAAACTGAGGGGCACGTTCGAGGCCGCAAAAGACGCATCGAAGGAAGAGATGCTCGAAGCGGCAAGAGCGGTAGAATCCGTCAGAAAGTTCATTGAGGGCTCAACGGTCGTAAAAGAAATCGTCGTTCCGGGAAAACTCATCAACTTTGCCGTAAAATAA
- the acs gene encoding acetate--CoA ligase: protein MATDDKKTATGQAASSSPANDKISSVLSEKRKFPPPAAFSTNARIKSMEEYEKLYSDAEKDPDAYWGGLAEEFHWFKKWDTVLEWNTPYAKWFQGGTTNICYNAVDVHANSWRKNKAAIIWEGEEGEQRVLTYGELHRQVSKFANVLKIAGIKPGDRVGIYMGMVPELVIAVLACARVGAVHNVIFAGFSAHAITERVNDSRAKLLICCDGTRRRGGSINLKNIVDEAIVNTPSIRSVIVLKVTGENISMHDGMDHWWHDLMGLASDESEPVEVESEHPLFVLYTSGSTGKPKGILHTTAGYMVHAASSFRYVFDIRDDDIYWCTADVGWITGHSYMVYGPLLNGATLLMYEGAPNYPQWDRFWDIINRHKVTILYTAPTAIRAFIRAGDEWVTKHNLSSLRLLGTVGEPINPEAWMWYHKVVGQEKCPIVDTWWQTETGGIMVSPLPGATPTKPGTATRPLPGIMADVVQKDGTPCGPNEGGYLVIKKPWPSMLRTIYGDNKRYEETYWSEFHDMYFTGDGARKDEDGYIWIMGRVDDVVNVSGHRLGTSEVESALVSYEAVAEAAVVSRPDDIKGNALVAFVTLKDEYEGDMKLREALRNHVAKEIGPIAKPDEIRWAKGLPKTRSGKIMRRLLRELATSNEIKGDVTTLEDFGVLENLREKEED, encoded by the coding sequence ATGGCTACAGACGACAAAAAAACAGCAACGGGGCAGGCCGCCTCATCGTCTCCCGCAAACGACAAAATCAGCTCCGTCCTGTCTGAAAAGCGCAAGTTCCCGCCTCCGGCCGCTTTTTCCACAAATGCCCGGATCAAGTCGATGGAAGAGTACGAAAAGCTCTACAGTGACGCAGAAAAAGACCCCGACGCCTACTGGGGCGGTCTGGCCGAAGAGTTCCACTGGTTCAAGAAATGGGACACTGTCCTTGAGTGGAACACCCCCTACGCAAAATGGTTCCAGGGCGGCACGACGAACATCTGCTATAACGCCGTCGACGTGCACGCAAACAGCTGGCGCAAGAACAAGGCTGCCATCATTTGGGAGGGCGAAGAGGGAGAGCAGCGCGTTCTGACGTACGGCGAACTCCACCGCCAGGTTTCGAAATTCGCCAACGTCCTGAAGATCGCCGGCATCAAACCCGGTGACCGTGTCGGCATCTACATGGGCATGGTACCCGAACTGGTCATCGCAGTTCTTGCATGCGCAAGGGTCGGCGCAGTCCACAATGTCATTTTCGCAGGCTTCTCGGCCCACGCCATCACCGAGCGTGTCAACGACTCCCGTGCTAAACTGCTCATCTGCTGCGACGGAACCCGGCGCCGCGGAGGCTCCATCAACCTCAAGAACATCGTCGACGAAGCCATCGTCAACACCCCGTCGATCCGCAGCGTCATCGTCCTGAAGGTCACTGGGGAGAATATCAGCATGCACGACGGTATGGACCATTGGTGGCATGACCTCATGGGGCTCGCCTCCGACGAGTCGGAACCCGTCGAGGTTGAATCCGAACACCCGCTTTTCGTGCTCTACACGAGCGGCTCGACCGGCAAGCCCAAAGGCATACTGCACACCACGGCGGGCTACATGGTCCACGCCGCCAGCTCTTTCCGCTACGTCTTCGACATCCGCGACGACGACATCTACTGGTGCACGGCAGACGTCGGGTGGATCACCGGTCACAGCTACATGGTATACGGCCCGCTGCTCAACGGCGCGACCCTCCTCATGTACGAAGGCGCACCGAACTATCCCCAGTGGGATCGCTTCTGGGACATCATCAACCGCCACAAGGTCACCATCCTCTACACGGCCCCGACCGCCATCCGCGCCTTCATCCGCGCCGGCGACGAATGGGTGACCAAGCACAACCTCAGCTCGCTGCGCCTGCTCGGCACGGTCGGTGAACCCATCAACCCCGAAGCCTGGATGTGGTACCACAAGGTGGTCGGACAGGAAAAATGCCCGATCGTCGACACCTGGTGGCAGACCGAGACCGGCGGCATCATGGTCTCTCCGCTTCCCGGCGCGACCCCGACCAAACCCGGTACCGCAACCCGCCCGCTTCCCGGCATCATGGCCGACGTCGTGCAGAAAGACGGCACACCCTGCGGCCCGAACGAGGGCGGCTACCTGGTCATCAAGAAGCCCTGGCCGTCCATGCTCCGCACCATCTACGGTGACAACAAGCGTTACGAGGAGACCTACTGGTCGGAGTTCCACGACATGTACTTCACCGGTGACGGTGCCCGCAAGGACGAGGACGGCTATATCTGGATCATGGGCCGCGTCGATGACGTGGTGAACGTCAGCGGCCACCGCCTCGGCACAAGCGAGGTCGAAAGCGCGCTCGTCTCATACGAGGCCGTCGCCGAAGCAGCCGTGGTCAGCCGCCCCGACGACATCAAGGGCAACGCACTTGTCGCATTCGTCACCCTGAAGGACGAGTACGAAGGCGACATGAAACTGCGCGAAGCGCTCCGCAACCACGTAGCCAAGGAGATCGGTCCCATCGCCAAGCCGGATGAGATCCGCTGGGCAAAAGGACTGCCGAAGACCCGCAGCGGCAAGATCATGCGCCGCCTGCTCCGCGAGCTGGCAACGAGCAACGAGATCAAGGGCGACGTCACGACGCTCGAAGACTTCGGTGTACTCGAAAACCTCCGCGAGAAGGAAGAGGATTGA
- a CDS encoding TspO/MBR family protein has protein sequence MKQLNPAKTAFSIILCFLFAYGGSLFTPVPGSEWYYQTLQRPSWNPPDWLFPPVWSLLFLMMAVAFALVLSARTTSGRLPWGAISVFVAQLILNLAWSASFFGLHSPRLAFFVIILLWLMIVSTMVQFRGIVPLSSRLLVPYLLWVSFAAYLNFTIWQLN, from the coding sequence ATGAAGCAGCTTAATCCGGCAAAGACGGCGTTCAGCATCATCCTCTGTTTTCTCTTCGCCTACGGCGGCAGTCTGTTCACTCCCGTTCCCGGTTCAGAGTGGTACTACCAGACCCTCCAGCGGCCTTCCTGGAACCCGCCCGACTGGCTCTTTCCTCCGGTATGGAGTCTCCTGTTTCTCATGATGGCTGTCGCCTTTGCACTGGTGCTCAGCGCCCGCACGACGAGCGGCCGGCTCCCGTGGGGTGCCATCTCTGTGTTTGTGGCCCAGCTTATCCTGAATCTGGCCTGGTCAGCATCCTTCTTCGGCCTGCATTCGCCCCGGCTCGCATTCTTTGTCATCATCCTGCTCTGGTTGATGATCGTCTCGACGATGGTGCAGTTCCGGGGGATCGTTCCGCTCTCCTCCCGTCTGCTCGTGCCCTATCTCCTCTGGGTGAGTTTTGCCGCCTACCTGAACTTCACGATCTGGCAGCTGAACTGA
- a CDS encoding inositol monophosphatase family protein, protein MEKPSTELLVAEEAARAAGAITRKKFGELSGKEIHPKEFRDFVTETDKACEAEIERIIKAAFPRDGMLCEEGTTAPPLSGRTWIVDPLDGTLNFIHSFPVFSISIALKDEAEGLTHGVVYQPVLDELFTARKGRGAYLNGRRINVADRREDDGWLIATGLPFKEYHYMDAYMAMLKDVVKVSAGIRRAGSAAIDLAYTACGRFDAFWEYVLFPWDFSAGVLLVREAGGTVTDFTGEDDVFRRRSIIAGNPETHPLLLTMARKHFPEAE, encoded by the coding sequence ATGGAAAAGCCATCAACAGAACTGCTGGTTGCCGAAGAGGCCGCCCGCGCCGCAGGAGCCATCACCCGGAAGAAATTTGGTGAACTTTCCGGTAAAGAGATCCACCCGAAAGAGTTCAGGGACTTCGTCACAGAAACAGACAAAGCGTGTGAAGCCGAAATCGAAAGGATCATCAAGGCTGCATTCCCCAGGGACGGCATGCTCTGCGAAGAGGGCACCACTGCCCCGCCCCTGTCGGGAAGGACATGGATCGTCGATCCGCTCGACGGCACCCTCAACTTCATCCACTCCTTCCCTGTCTTCTCCATCAGCATCGCCCTGAAAGATGAAGCAGAGGGACTCACACACGGTGTTGTTTACCAGCCGGTGCTCGACGAACTCTTCACCGCCCGGAAGGGCCGGGGGGCATACCTCAACGGCCGCAGGATCAATGTCGCCGACCGGAGGGAAGATGACGGGTGGCTCATCGCCACGGGACTTCCCTTCAAGGAATACCATTACATGGATGCCTACATGGCCATGCTGAAAGATGTCGTCAAGGTGTCGGCCGGCATACGGCGAGCCGGATCTGCGGCAATCGATCTGGCCTACACGGCATGCGGGAGGTTCGACGCATTCTGGGAATACGTCCTGTTTCCGTGGGACTTCTCCGCAGGCGTCCTCCTCGTGCGGGAGGCCGGCGGCACGGTCACCGACTTCACGGGAGAGGATGATGTCTTCAGGCGCCGGAGCATCATCGCCGGCAACCCCGAAACCCATCCACTTCTGCTTACCATGGCGCGGAAGCATTTCCCTGAAGCCGAATAA
- a CDS encoding bifunctional UDP-3-O-[3-hydroxymyristoyl] N-acetylglucosamine deacetylase/3-hydroxyacyl-ACP dehydratase: MLIHQRTLDKEVSLWGTGLHTGKECMITFKPAPVNYGYRFIRTDIAESPEIPALIDNVVDVLRGTTIAVGEVKVHTTEHVLAALYGLQIDNCRIEMSGPEPPVMDGSSQPFGEALQGAGFKEQDEPKNYLVIDETIEYHDTLNSVDIVALPLDDFRATVMVDYKNPALGSQHSGLFNLEKEFMTEFSPSRTFCFLSEVETLANQGIIKGGDVDNAVVIIDKQMEKTELLTLGEKLGLESDHLVLGKNGILNNRELRFANEPARHKLLDLLGDIALLGMPVKAQVLAARPGHASNVEFVRQLKKYADRNKLARQYQHEKKAGVIFDINAIQNILPHRYPFLLIDKIVEFKLDEKIVSIKNVTMNEPFFQGHFPGNPVMPGVLIIEAMAQTGGIMMLNGKNNTKESVVYFMAIDKARFRKPVLPGDTLVIEAVMTNMRRSVCQFDAKAFVRGELVCEASLMATVMDKPAEKK; encoded by the coding sequence ATGCTCATTCATCAGCGCACTCTCGACAAAGAGGTTTCACTCTGGGGTACAGGCCTCCACACCGGCAAGGAATGCATGATCACCTTCAAGCCCGCCCCGGTGAACTACGGCTACCGGTTCATCCGCACCGATATTGCCGAAAGCCCTGAGATCCCGGCGCTGATCGACAACGTGGTTGACGTCCTTCGCGGCACGACCATCGCCGTCGGAGAAGTGAAGGTGCACACGACCGAACATGTGCTCGCAGCCCTCTACGGGCTCCAGATCGACAACTGCCGCATTGAAATGAGCGGCCCCGAACCTCCGGTCATGGACGGAAGTTCCCAGCCCTTTGGCGAAGCCCTCCAGGGAGCAGGCTTCAAGGAACAGGACGAGCCTAAAAACTACCTCGTCATCGACGAAACCATCGAATACCATGATACCCTTAACAGCGTCGACATCGTCGCGCTGCCGCTCGACGACTTCCGGGCCACCGTCATGGTCGACTACAAGAACCCCGCACTCGGTTCCCAGCACTCCGGACTCTTCAACCTCGAGAAAGAGTTCATGACGGAATTCTCCCCCTCCCGCACATTCTGCTTCCTCAGCGAAGTCGAAACGCTGGCCAATCAGGGGATCATCAAGGGCGGAGACGTCGACAACGCCGTCGTCATCATCGACAAGCAGATGGAGAAAACCGAGCTGCTGACGCTGGGAGAAAAACTCGGACTTGAAAGCGACCACCTCGTCCTCGGCAAGAACGGCATCCTCAACAACCGCGAGCTGCGATTCGCAAACGAGCCAGCGCGCCACAAGCTGCTGGACCTGCTCGGAGACATTGCTCTGCTCGGCATGCCGGTAAAAGCGCAGGTGCTGGCCGCACGCCCCGGACATGCTTCAAACGTGGAGTTCGTCCGCCAGCTCAAGAAATACGCCGACCGCAACAAGCTCGCCCGCCAGTATCAGCACGAAAAGAAAGCCGGCGTAATCTTCGACATCAATGCGATCCAGAATATCCTGCCGCACCGCTACCCGTTCCTGCTCATAGACAAGATCGTCGAGTTCAAGCTTGATGAAAAGATTGTCTCGATCAAGAACGTCACGATGAACGAACCCTTCTTCCAGGGCCACTTCCCCGGCAACCCGGTCATGCCGGGCGTACTCATCATCGAAGCAATGGCCCAGACCGGCGGCATCATGATGCTCAACGGCAAAAACAACACCAAGGAGAGCGTGGTCTACTTCATGGCGATCGACAAGGCCCGGTTCCGCAAACCGGTGCTGCCCGGCGACACTCTCGTCATTGAAGCCGTCATGACCAACATGCGCAGAAGCGTCTGCCAGTTCGACGCCAAGGCGTTCGTCCGCGGCGAACTTGTCTGCGAAGCCTCGCTGATGGCTACGGTCATGGACAAGCCTGCAGAGAAGAAATGA
- a CDS encoding CDP-alcohol phosphatidyltransferase family protein, translating into MQGHIFNIPNALSFLRILLIPWFLWFFHTGRTDIAIVIMIVAVLSDWFDGQAARWTNEVSEMGKILDPLADKLCLASVALYFLWVGELPLWFVLFAVLRDLFIFAGAAWVRHHHQVVTTSLWPGKWAVGFVSMLFISMVWPHPVFELWPVREFFLYLSTLMLLYSFILYCIRFYRIHHGLEYKA; encoded by the coding sequence GTGCAGGGGCATATCTTCAACATACCCAATGCGTTGAGTTTCCTGAGGATCCTTCTGATCCCCTGGTTTCTCTGGTTCTTCCACACAGGGCGGACCGACATCGCCATTGTCATCATGATCGTCGCCGTGCTGTCCGACTGGTTCGACGGCCAGGCCGCCCGATGGACCAATGAGGTCTCGGAGATGGGAAAGATCCTTGATCCTCTGGCCGATAAACTCTGTCTGGCCAGCGTGGCGCTCTATTTCCTCTGGGTCGGCGAACTGCCCCTATGGTTCGTTCTGTTTGCCGTGCTCCGTGACCTCTTTATCTTCGCCGGCGCCGCCTGGGTGCGTCACCACCATCAGGTGGTGACGACCTCGCTCTGGCCCGGGAAGTGGGCGGTGGGGTTCGTTTCGATGCTTTTCATTTCGATGGTATGGCCGCATCCGGTCTTTGAGCTCTGGCCTGTCAGGGAGTTTTTCCTCTATCTCTCCACCCTCATGCTTCTCTACTCCTTTATCCTCTACTGCATCCGCTTTTACCGTATCCACCACGGCCTTGAGTACAAGGCCTGA